Genomic segment of Verrucomicrobiota bacterium:
GGCAACCGGGAAAGGCAACGACCAGGTGCGCTTTGAGTTGACGGCCGCTGCGCTGGCGCCGGAGATCGAAGTCATTGCCCCATGGCGCCAGGAGCGTTTCCGCAAGGAGTTCCCCGGCCGCGCCGAGATGATCAGGTATGCCGAGGAACAGGGTATTCCCGTTACGGCGAGCGCCAAAAAGCCGTACTCGATGGATCGCAACCTCCTGCATATCAGTTATGAAAGCGGGATACTCGAAGACCCATGGATTGACGCCAGCGCCGAGGATCTCCGAGACATGTACCGCCTTACCGTGTCACCCGAAGAGGCGCCGGACCGTCCGGAATACGTGGAGCTGGAATTCGAGCGCGGCATTTGCACGGCGCTGGGTCATGAAAACCTGTCCCGGTTGCTGCACGATCTCGGCTACCCGGGCGAGCTGCCCGGCAGCCAGCAGGAGCGGGTCCGGTTATCGCCCCTTTGGGTTATGCGGGTGTTGAACCTGCTCGGCGGCCGCAACGGCATCGGCCGCGTGGACATGGTCGAGGATCGCTTTGTGGGCATGAAGAGCCGCGGAGTCTACGAGACGCCGGGCGGCACGATCTTGTTCTTTGCTCACCGGCAACTCGAATCGCTGACGATGGATCGCGAGGTGATGCACCTGCGTGACGGTCTCGGGCCGAAGTACGCGGCACTCGTCTACAATGGATTTTGGTTTGCGCCGGAACGTGAAGCCATTCAAGCGCTGGTCACCGAATCGCAAAAACACGTCACCGGCCTGGCTCGGGTAAAACTCTACAAAGGCAACGCGATCGCCGCAGGCCGCACCTCGCCGGTGAGCCTGTACAATCCGCAGATTGCCACGATGGAAGCGGATCCGACCCAGGCGTACAATCAATCCGACGCGACCGGTTTCATCGCGTTGAACGCGCTGCGGTTGAAAGTTGCCACCCGCGTGCACCGCCACACGGCGTAAGAATGCCACAAAGGGAAGAGGTGCCGGGTGCCGGGTGTCGAGTCGAATGCCACGAGTGACCGGCATCTCCATCTGTGGCATTCTGCTTACCACGCCGGTGACCTTCCTTGATTCCTTAACCGTGTAACCTCAGGGAGAAGGGCTCCAAATCAGGGGCTCTTCCATTCGTGGCATCGCACCCGGCACCCGCTCTTCGTTACCCGTTACCCGGCACCCGACACCCGACACCTCTTCCCTTTGTGGCATTTTCTGCCGTGGCATTTGCTAGACCCGCTTGTAAACCACGCAGGAGTTGATCCCGCCGAATCCGAAGGCGTTGCTCAGGATGTAAGTGAGCGGCTTTTCGCGCGGTTGGTTCGGAACGACGTCAAGGTCACAGGCGGGGTCGACTTCCTCATAGTTTAACGTCGGGGGCACAAAGTCACGCTCGAGGGCCAGCGCGCAAATGATCCCCTCGATGGCGGCACTCGCTCCGAGCGGATGCCCATAGTACGCTTTGGTGCCGCTGATCATTAACCGGCGCGCGTGTTCGCCGAAGACCGCCTTCACGCAGAAACATTCATTCGCATCGTTTAACTGCGTCGAACTGGCATGGCCGTTGATGTAATCGATCTGTTCGGGATGCACCCGGGCCGAAGCCAGTGCGTCGACCATGGCTTGGATGCATGATTCACCGGTTGGCAGGGGCGTCGTCATGTGAAACGCATCATTATTGAGGCTGTAACCGATGACCTCAGCGTAAATGTGCGCGCCGCGCGCCCTGGCATGCTCGTATTCCTCCAGCACCAGGCTTGCCGCACCCTCGCCCATGACGAAGCCATCGCGCCGCTTGTCGAACGGGCGGCACGCCGAACTCGGGTCTGCACTGCGGCTCATCGTCCGGATAAAGGCAAATGCGCCGAAGGTAAGGGGGCTCAGCGGCGCCTCTGCCGCTCCTGCCACCATGACGTCCGCCCAACCATCCCGGATATAGCGCAAGGCTTCGCCGATTGCCACGTTGCCGCTTGCGCAGCTGTTCGAGTTTGTGGTGCCCACGCCGCGCAGGCCGAACTCGATCGCCGCGTTACAGTGAGCTGATCCGCCGAACACCTGGAGCGCCAACGTCTGGTGCACCGATTTCGGGCCCCCTTTCACAAACGCCTTGTGCTGGCTTTCCGCATTGGCCACCCCGCCGAGGGCCGTCCCGAAACTGACGCCGACGCGAGGCTGGGGATCGCCGGTTGAGTAGTTCAGCCCGGCGTCTTGCAGGGCCAAGGCCACGGAGCCGACCGCAAACTGCGCGTATCGGTCCAGGCGCTTGAGGCGGTGCGGCGGGAAGTAACGTTCGGGGAACCAATCTTTAACTTCGCTCGCGCTGCGGGCGTTGAAGATAGCCGCATCAAAATAGGTTACGGGCCCGATTCCCGTGCGGGCCGCCTGGAGACCCTCCCAAAACGCATTTTTCCCAATTCCGATCGAGGTTATGGGGCCCAGGCCGGTTATGACGACTCGTCTCATTTTGTCTCCAGGTAAGCCTTCATGCAAGCGAGGGTCCGGCTCGCAACGGGTCCGATAAAAAATCCACCGATAATCGGTTCAGCAACAGGCGCCAGTGCCGGAATTCGGAAATGCAGATC
This window contains:
- a CDS encoding beta-ketoacyl-[acyl-carrier-protein] synthase family protein; this encodes MRRVVITGLGPITSIGIGKNAFWEGLQAARTGIGPVTYFDAAIFNARSASEVKDWFPERYFPPHRLKRLDRYAQFAVGSVALALQDAGLNYSTGDPQPRVGVSFGTALGGVANAESQHKAFVKGGPKSVHQTLALQVFGGSAHCNAAIEFGLRGVGTTNSNSCASGNVAIGEALRYIRDGWADVMVAGAAEAPLSPLTFGAFAFIRTMSRSADPSSACRPFDKRRDGFVMGEGAASLVLEEYEHARARGAHIYAEVIGYSLNNDAFHMTTPLPTGESCIQAMVDALASARVHPEQIDYINGHASSTQLNDANECFCVKAVFGEHARRLMISGTKAYYGHPLGASAAIEGIICALALERDFVPPTLNYEEVDPACDLDVVPNQPREKPLTYILSNAFGFGGINSCVVYKRV
- a CDS encoding argininosuccinate synthase produces the protein MKIVVAYSGGLDTSVILKWIKQVYDAEVIAFCADIGQEEELEGLEEKAIKTGASKCYIDDLREEFARDFVFPLFQASALYENQYYLGTSIARPLIAKRMVDIARAEGAQAVAHGATGKGNDQVRFELTAAALAPEIEVIAPWRQERFRKEFPGRAEMIRYAEEQGIPVTASAKKPYSMDRNLLHISYESGILEDPWIDASAEDLRDMYRLTVSPEEAPDRPEYVELEFERGICTALGHENLSRLLHDLGYPGELPGSQQERVRLSPLWVMRVLNLLGGRNGIGRVDMVEDRFVGMKSRGVYETPGGTILFFAHRQLESLTMDREVMHLRDGLGPKYAALVYNGFWFAPEREAIQALVTESQKHVTGLARVKLYKGNAIAAGRTSPVSLYNPQIATMEADPTQAYNQSDATGFIALNALRLKVATRVHRHTA